A single window of Anopheles moucheti chromosome 2, idAnoMoucSN_F20_07, whole genome shotgun sequence DNA harbors:
- the LOC128299271 gene encoding hepatocyte nuclear factor 4-gamma, with translation MMMQFLPLTECVPLLASQYAAIKMSNAGIEYSELNDRTKGSHDSPSHTSDTAYESCLSPLQPNDSSSFNAINVCAICCDRATGKHYGAASCDGCKGFFRRSVRKNHTYSCRFSRNCVVDKDKRNQCRYCRLKKCFKAGMKKEAVQNERDRISCRKPSTDDKNTISGLSVKFLLRAENFSRHFGAALDETNDAEEADLSSKRFASINDVCDSMKQQLLILVEWAKSIPAFAELQLDDQVALLRAHAGEHLLLGLSRRSMHLQDMLLLGNNCIITKQCPDANMSPNLDISRIGARIIDELVSAMKEIQIDDSELACIKALVFFDPSAKGLNEPAKIKSLRHQVLNNLEDYISDKLYDSRGRFGEILLLLPVLQSITWQMIQQIELAKMFGVAHIDSLLQEMLLGGDAIDTSSTITSPINMMNTNNSPSDSCDTTHLATTMSTAVDHETQDPLVQMSSLNGPSYGGDPDNLLISPMDTVPGGNSYCSRKTTGQTTPDSLNGQLHGPRSGDGVDVPADVSYMQHQTHQGQTQQRHVTTSNSTDAHVTVADIYFHAPTNIGPPSSLQLDSDVAMYNNNSLNCCQGGMIHTGKSCEVVKIETKREPENA, from the exons ATGATGATGCAGTTTTTGCCTCTTACAGAATGTGTACCACTGCTCGCGAGCCAATATGCTGCTATCAAGATGTCTAACGCCGGAATAGAATACAGCGAGCTAAACGACCGCACGAAAG GAAGCCACGACAGCCCGAGCCACACGTCCGATACGGCTTATGAATCATGTCTAAGTCCCCTTCAGCCGAACGATAGTAGCAGCTTCAATGCAATCAATGTGTGCGCGATCTGCTGTGATCGTGCCACTGGTAAACACTACGGTGCCGCTTCTTGCGATGGATGTAAGGGATTTTTTCGACGGAGCGTAAGAAAGAACCACACCTACTCCTGCAG ATTCTCCCGAAACTGCGTGGTGGACAAAGACAAAAGGAACCAGTGTCGGTATTGTAGATTGAAGAAATGCTTCAAAGCTGGCATGAAAAAAGAAG CGGTCCAAAACGAGCGGGACCGTATAAGTTGCCGCAAGCCAAGCACCGATGATAAGAACACCATCAGCGGACTGTCGGTGAAGTTTTTACTTCGAGCAGAAAACTTCAGCCGCCATTTTGGGGCCGCTTTGGACGAGACGAATGATGCTGAGGAAGCGGACCTGTCATCGAAGCGCTTCGCCAGCATCAACGATGTATGCGACTCGATGAAACAACAGTTGTTGATATTGGTCGAATGGGCCAAATCGATCCCTGCGTTCGCCGAACTACAGCTGGACGATCAAGTTGCACTTCTGCGAGCGCACGCCGGTGAACATTTGCTGTTGGGGCTGTCGAGGCGATCCATGCATTTGCAGGATATGCTGTTGCTGGGGAACAATTGCATCATTACGAAGCAGTGCCCGGATGCGAACATGTCACCGAATTTGGACATTTCCCGTATCGGGGCACGCATCATCGACGAGCTTGTGAGTGCCATGAAAGAAATACAAATCGACGATTCAGAGTTGGCCTGCATAAAGGCGCTAGTGTTTTTCGATCCGA GTGCAAAAGGACTGAACGAACCCGCCAAGATTAAATCACTCAGGCATCAGGTTCTAAATAATCTTGAAGATTACATATCAGACAAACTGTATGATTCGAG AGGAAGATTTGGAGAGATTCTGTTGCTATTGCCAGTGCTTCAATCGATAACGTGGCAGATGATTCAACAAATAGAGCTTGCCAAAATGTTCGGTGTTGCACATATTGATAGCCTTCTGCAGGAAATGCTGCTAGGAG GTGATGCTATAGATACCTCATCGACGATCACCTCACCGATAAATATGATGAACACTAACAACAGTCCATCTGATTCGTGTGATACGACGCATCTCGCTACCACAATGAGCACGGCCGTGGACCATGAAACGCAAGACCCTCTAGTACAAATGTCGTCCCTAAACGGACCCAGTTACGGTGGCGATCCCGACAATTTGCTCATATCGCCGATGGACACGGTTCCCGGTGGAAACAGTTACTGTTCCCGTAAAACAACCGGACAAACGACGCCCGATTCCTTAAATGGACAGCTACATGGGCCGAGAAGTGGTGATGGAGTTGACGTCCCGGCAGACGTTAGCTATATGCAACATCAAACACATCAAGGCCAAACGCAGCAGCGCCATGTGACGACCAGCAATTCAACGGATGCGCATGTGACGGTAGCGGACATATACTTCCACGCGCCAACGAACATAGGTCCACCGTCGTCGTTGCAGCTCGATAGTGACGTGGCAatgtacaacaacaacagtctGAACTGCTGTCAAGGCGGAATGATCCATACTGGCAAGAGTTGCGAGGTGGTGAAAATCGAAACCAAACGGGAACCGGAAAATGCCTAA
- the LOC128299273 gene encoding adipokinetic hormone/corazonin-related peptide receptor variant I, with amino-acid sequence MLETMAHIKSNQRIEDHRNLVDWSFYANESSGEEYYEMPIDMRFNSGHILSIMVYSTLMVFSATGNITVLQILAQRKVRASSRINIMLAHLAIADLLVTFLMMPLEIGWAYTVRWSAGDVMCRVMAFFRTFGLYLSSFILICISVDRYFAVLKPLKVHEHRAILMISGAWIMSGLCSLPQAFIFHLEVHPNITGYQQCVTYHYFEEEIYQIVYNVMVMCLMYTIPLIVILYCYGSIYYEIFSRTNPRNLDSFRRSSIDVLGRAKRKTLRMTITIVIVFVVCWTPYYVMSLWYWLDKESAKNVDQRIQKGLFLFASTNSCMNPVVYGIYNVRKKHTKNHLKVQDKSCGSHLAMKV; translated from the exons ATGCTCGAAACAATGGCACACATAAAGTCGAACCAACGGATTGAAGATCACCGGAATCTAGTTGACTGGTCTTTCTATGCCAACGAGTCATCTGGTGAGGAGTACTACGAAATGCCGATCGATATGCGTTTCAACTCTGGTCATATTCTGTCGATCATGGTGTACAG TACGCTGATGGTGTTTTCAGCTACGGGAAATATTACAGTTCTGCAAATTCTTGCCCAACGGAAAGTACGAGCATCATCCAGGATAAACATAATGCTTGCCCATCTAGCCATAGCGGATCTCTTG GTTACCTTCCTTATGATGCCGTTAGAAATAGGATGGGCATACACGGTTAGATGGTCAGCTGGGGATGTAATGTGTCGCGTGATGGCTTTTTTCCGAACATTTGGCTTGTACCTTTCCAGCTTCATTCTGATCTGTATATCAGTCGACAG atacTTTGCCGTGTTGAAACCATTGAAAGTTCATGAACATCGAGCAATTTTAATGATTTCTGGCGCTTGGATAATGTCTGGTCTTTGCAGTCTGCCGCAG GCATTTATCTTTCATCTGGAGGTGCATCCAAACATCACAGGATACCAGCAGTGCGTGACTTACCATTATTTCGAGGAAGAAATCTATCAAATCGTCTACAACGTGATGGTAATGTGCCTGATGTACACGATCCCGCTGATAGTAATCCTTTACTGTTATGGATCTATATACTATGAAATATTTAGTCGCACAAATCCGAGGAATTTAG ACAGCTTTCGTCGATCGAGTATCGATGTGCTAGGTCGAGCAAAACGGAAGACGTTAAGGATGACCATAACGATCGTCATCGTGTTTGTAGTTTGCTGGACACCTTACTACGTAATGTCACTATG GTATTGGTTAGATAAAGAATCGGCAAAGAATGTAGACCAGCGAATACAGAAGGGTTTGTTCTTGTTCGCCAGTACGAACAGCTGCATGAACCCGGTAGTGTATGGTATTTACAATGTGCGGaagaaacacaccaaaaaccatTTAAAGGTGCAAGATAAAAGTTGTGGAAGTCATCTTGCTATGAAAGTGTAA
- the LOC128310834 gene encoding cartilage oligomeric matrix protein: MKSMTAGLLMLLSLCAFLQQVQLLSIDPVASTELEEYIKDDFLISLRHIRPRRKFRITIEALFMIDFPESKNKFSFYLDRKNKRVTIDITTHSKVYSKNLILNDLNESTTIKSLAFAFHQSAITVYMNCKQSSTEELDVNLSKLFASNDEPTVKLFRERKYPLFLDSELEKALSRASCQKILRRNGNHIHSTRQKQTVEKMLKNKVQGESVPERNKKRDIRNWHHTSEKYKEAFHSDFSANRGDIPIIHGDCDENILKLLGELLKLVKELKEEVKGQRHEINYLRGLIENCAGCQQAQPLRENCQYSNPCFPGVQCYDSSTGMRCGHCPRGYVGDGRNCRPGQTCADQPCFSGVQCYDTVEGAQCGPCPVGYEGDGKHCRIRDACEDKPCAPGVHCSRIDQHPFFRCGACPAGFTGNGTACHDFDECDLVEPCDVRVRCTNTIPGFRCDPCPGGYVGMHYEGLTATSFDGSMQRQRCIDRNECADGSARCGPNMVCQNTEGSYECQCKPGFIHSSSHECLPSDRMCQDGTICDTNAICKHAGNNKYRCKCKVGWAGDGYLCGSDKDLDGWPDKNLQCNDEKCRADNCVNIPNSGQEDADRDGIGDACDPDADNDGILNNPDNCPLVHNPDQMDSDVDGGDKQGDACDNCPTVSNVDQNDVDKDGLGDACDPDIDNDGIRNEDDNCPKVANFNQLDTDGDRIGDVCDNCPLIPNLNQLDSDNDLIGDACDSDVDRDRDGIQDSRDNCPKLPNSDQLDSDGDGRGDLCDTDADNDGILNHEDNCPIVFNPDQTDANNDGIGDICEEDFDLDLIPNYLDNCPNNSKIFSTDFRTYQTVVLDPEGDSQIDPNWVIYNKGAEIVQTQNSDPGLAVGYDAFGGVDFEGTFFVDTEIDDDYVGFIFSYQDNHKFYAVMWKKNIQTYWQATPFRASAEPGIQLKLINSNTGPGEMLRNSLWHTGDTKDQVKLLWKDPRNVGWTERTAYRWLLLHRPKIGLIRLRIFDGDQMVADSGNIFDTTLKGGRLGVFCFSQEMIIWSDLVYRCNDNVPEAIYRELPPRLQREVQVDHRA, translated from the exons atgaaatcaatGACGGCAGGGCTGTTGATGCTATTGTCACTATGCGCGTTTCTGCAGCAAGTACAACTACTATCTATTGACCCAG TTGCTTCGACGGAGCTGGAGGAATACATAAAGGATGATTTCTTAATATCACTTAGACACATTAG ACCACGTAGGAAGTTTAGAATCACGATCGAGGCACTATTTATGATTGATTTCCCGGAATCGAAGAACAAGTTTTCTTTCTATCTCGACCGCAAAAATAAGCGCG TGACCATCGATATCACCACCCACTCGAAGGTGTACTCGAAGAATCTAATACTGAACGATCTGAACGAATCAACAACGATCAAATCGTTAGCATTCGCGTTCCACCAGAGTGCGATCACCGTTTACATGAACTGTAAACAGTCCTCCACCGAGGAGCTCGACGTCAATCTGTCCAAGCTTTTTGCCAGCAACGATGAACCGACCGTCAAACTG TTTCGGGAGCGAAAGTATCCACTATTTCTGGATTCCGAGCTGGAAAAGGCATTGAGCCGGGCCAGCTGTCAGAAGATACTGCGCCGCAATGGTAATCACATACACTCCACGCGTCAAAAGCAAACGGTGGAGAAGATGCTGAAGAACAAAGTTCAGG GTGAGAGTGTTCCTGAGCGCAACAAGAAGCGGGACATCCGCAATTGGCATCATACGTCGGAAAAGTACAAGGAAGCATTTCATTCCGATTTCTCAGCAAACCGTGGAGACATTCCAATCATTCATGGTGATTGCGATG AGAACATACTGAAACTGTTAGGTGAATTGTTGAAGTTGGTCAAGGAGCTAAAGGAAGAGGTGAAAGGTCAGCGACATGAGATTAATTACCTGCGCGGTTTGATCGAAAACTGTGCCGGCTGTCAACAGGCACAACCATTGCGCGAGAACTGTCAGTACAGTAATCCATGTTTCCCAG gggTGCAGTGCTATGATTCATCGACCGGCATGCGTTGTGGTCACTGTCCGCGTGGGTATGTCGGCGATGGACGAAACTGTCGCCCGGGTCAAACTTGTGCGGACCAACCATGCTTTAG TGGTGTCCAGTGTTATGACACGGTCGAGGGTGCCCAGTGTGGTCCCTGTCCTGTGGGTTATGAGGGCGACGGGAAGCACTGCCGAATTAGGGACGCTTGCGAAGATAAGCCGTGCGCGCCAG GTGTACATTGCAGTAGAATAGATCAGCATCCATTCTTCCGCTGCGGTGCTTGTCCGGCCGGTTTCACTGGCAACGGTACTGCCTGTCATGATTTCGATGAG TGTGATCTTGTGGAACCGTGTGATGTGCGTGTTCGCTGCACCAACACCATTCCCGGTTTCCGATGCGATCCATGCCCCGGTGGATATGTAGGTATGCACTACGAAGGCCTTACGGCCACCTCGTTCGATGGGTCGATGCAGCGGCAACGGTGCATTGATCGGAACGAGTGTGCCGACGGTTCTGCACGGTGCGGACCCAATATGGTTTGCCAGAACACGGAAGGATCGTACGAATGCCAGTGTAAACCGGGGTTTATCCATAGTTCCTCACACGAGTGTTTACCATCGGATCGGATGTGTCAAGATGGCACGATTTGTGACACAAATGCCATATGCAAACATGCCGGAAACAACAAATACAG GTGTAAATGTAAGGTAGGTTGGGCAGGTGATGGGTACCTGTGCGGTTCCGACAAGGATCTTGATGGATGGCCTGACAAGAACCTGCAGTGCAATGATGAGAAATGCCGCGCCGACAATTGTGTCAACATTCCCAACTCTGGTCAAGAAGATGCCGATCGCGACGGCATTGGAGATGCCTGCGACCCGGATGCAGACAACGATGGAATTTTAAACAATCCG GATAACTGTCCCTTGGTACACAATCCGGACCAAATGGATAGTGATGTGGATGGAGGAGACAAACAAGGAGATGCTTGCGACAACTGTCCGACGGTGTCCAATGTCGATCAGAACGATGTTGATAAGGATGGTTTGGGTGATGCTTGCGATCCAGACATTGATAACGATGGTATCCGTAACGAAGATGACAACTGTCCCAAGGTGGCCAACTTCAACCAACTCGATACTGATGGTGATAGGATTGGTGACGTTTGCGATAACTGTCCGCTGATACCAAATCTCAATCAG CTTGATTCGGATAATGATCTTATCGGTGATGCTTGCGACAGTGATGTCGATCGCGACCGGGATGGTATTCAGGATAGCCGGGACAACTGTCCGAAGCTGCCCAATTCCGATCAGCTTGATTCGGATGGTGACGGTAGGGGCGATCTGTGCGACACGGATGCTGATAATGATGGCATACTGAACCATGAAGATAACTGTCCGATTGTGTTCAATCCCGATCAGACTGACGCAAATA ATGATGGAATTGGTGATATCTGTGAGGAAGATTTTGATTTGGATCTCATTCCGAACTATCTCGATAACTGTCCGAACAATTCCAAAATCTTCTCCACCGATTTTCGTACCTATCAGACAGTGGTCCTAGATCCGGAGGGTGACTCGCAGATCGATCCCAACTGGGTTATCTATAACAAGGGTGCCGAAATTGTGCAGACACAAAACAGTGATCCTGGCCTAGCTGTTGG TTACGACGCATTTGGTGGCGTGGATTTCGAAGGTACCTTCTTTGTCGACACGGAAATTGATGACGATTACGTCGGTTTCATCTTCAGCTATCAGGACAATCACAAGTTCTATGCGGTCatgtggaagaaaaacatacaGACGTACTGGCAGGCAACACCTTTCCGTGCGTCCGCTGAGCCGGGCATTCAGCTGAAGCTGATCAACAGCAATACTGGACCAGGcgagatgttgcgcaacagtCTGTGGCATACAGGGGATACGAAGGATCAAGTGAAGTTACTCTGGAAGGATCCACGCAACGTGGGATGGACGGAGCGTACTGCTTACCGTTGGTTGTTGCTGCACCGACCTAAGATTGGGTTGATCCGTTTGCGCATATTCGATGGCGATCAGATGGTGGCCGATTCGGGCAACATCTTTGACACCACGCTCAAAGGTGGCCGGCTGGGAGTATTCTGCTTCTCGCAGGAAATGATCATTTGGTCCGACTTGGTGTACCGATGCAATG ATAACGTTCCGGAAGCAATCTACCGTGAACTTCCTCCACGTTTGCAACGTGAAGTTCAGGTGGATCATCGCGCTTAA